A window from Physeter macrocephalus isolate SW-GA chromosome 11, ASM283717v5, whole genome shotgun sequence encodes these proteins:
- the LOC129392546 gene encoding uncharacterized protein, translating to MPALCCLRVPEGPRRSRRRSAGRRGPRGRLSGDGAATGCSSLGMWFADSGDPSAQLGPEGDRDLGSRALEAWTGSGGRGREGRRRPRGSTQCWKSLDAGRPGSEEREKFPGCSPLARVGPWMPFAPVGGLAASPTPLSGLALPWGSRLTSGASRGATPGARAAAAAPAVGLERRGAPPQAAGRRARPPVSASESPGWAAFIWPCRVHEAEAGQGASEILAAHKRMGVEVQRRGQAVQGGLGKCPRVVSKVEDWLKIP from the coding sequence ATGCCTGCCCTCTGCTGCTTGCGTGTTCCGGAGGGGCCGCGGCGCTCGAGACGCCGGAGTGCGGGCCGGAGGGGACCCAGAGGGCGCTTGAGCGGAGACGGTGCTGCTACCGGCTGCTCGTCCTTGGGAATGTGGTTCGCCGACTCGGGTGACCCCTCGGCCCAACTGGGGCCCGAGGGTGACAGAGACCTGGGGTCAAGGGCGCTGGAGGCGTGGACGGGTTCCGGGGGTCGAGGACGCGAAGGGCGGAGGAGGCCGAGGGGCAGCACGCAGTGCTGGAAGAGCCTGGACGCCGGACGGCCCGGGTCCGAGGAGCGCGAGAAGTTCCCGGGCTGCTCACCCCTCGCCCGGGTCGGACCTTGGATGCCCTTTGCTCCTGTGGGCGGCCTCGCGGCTAGCCCCACACCCCTCTCCGGCCTTGCTCTCCCCTGGGGAAGCCGCCTGACTTCTGGGGCCAGCCGGGGAGCTACACCCGGCGCGCGGGCTGCGGCTGCGGCTCCGGCTGTGGGCCTGGAACGGAGAGGAGCGCCGCCCCAAGCGGCAGGGAGGCGGGCGAGGCCACCTGTCAGTGCGTCTGAGTCGCCGGGCTGGGCAGCCTTTATCTGGCCCTGCAGAGTGCACGAGGCCGAGGCCGGGCAGGGGGCTTCAGAGATCCTCGCCGCGCACAagaggatgggggtggaggtgcaGCGCCGAGGCCAAGCAGTTCAGGGAGGGCTGGGAAAGTGCCCTCGGGTAGTCTCAAAAGTAGAGGATTGGTTAAAAATACCCTAA